A window of Ictidomys tridecemlineatus isolate mIctTri1 chromosome 15, mIctTri1.hap1, whole genome shotgun sequence contains these coding sequences:
- the Nosip gene encoding nitric oxide synthase-interacting protein, whose protein sequence is MTRHGKNCTAGAVYTYHEKKKDTAASGYGTQNIRLSRDAVKDFDCCCLSLQPCHDPVVTPDGYLYEREAILEYILHQKKEIARQMKAYEKQRGAKREEQKKLQRAAAQDQVRGFLEKEAAIVSRPLNPFTSKVIAGTGPDDTQPGPSVGPPSKDKDKALPSFWIPSLTPEAKATKLEKPSRIVTCPMSGKPLRMSDLTPVRFTPLDDSVDRVGLITRSERYVCAVTRDSLSNATPCAVLRPSGAVVTLECVEKLIRKDMVDPVNGDKLTERDIIVLQRGGTGFAGSGVKLQAEKSRPVMQA, encoded by the exons ATGACACGGCATGGCAAGAACTGCACGGCGGGGGCCGTCTACACCTACCATGAGAAGAAGAAGGACACAG CGGCGTCGGGCTATGGGACCCAGAACATTCGACTGAGCCGGGACGCTGTGAAGGACTTTGACTGCTGCTGCCTGTCTCTGCAGCCCTGCCATGATCCTGTGGTGAC CCCAGATGGCTACCTGTATGAGCGGGAGGCGATCCTGGAGTACATTCTGCACCAGAAGAAGGAGATCGCCCGGCAAATGAAG GCCTACGAGAAGCAGAGAGGCGCAAAGCGAGAGGAGCAGAAAAAGCTGCAGCGAGCAGCAGCCCAGGACCAAGTCCGCGGCTTCCTGGAGAAGGAGGCAGCCATCGTCAGCCGGCCCCTCAACCCTTTCACCTCTAAGGTCATCGCAGGGACTGGCCCAG aTGATACCCAACCTGGGCCCAGCGTGGGTCCCCCCAGCAAAGACAAGGACAAAGCGCTACCCAGCTTCTGGATCCCGTCGCTGACTCCCGAGGCCAAGGCCACCAAACTGGAGAAGCCA TCGCGAATCGTGACCTGCCCCATGTCAGGGAAGCCTCTGCGCATGTCGGACCTGACGCCTGTGCGTTTCACACCACTCGATGACTCGGTGGACCGCGTGGGGCTCATCACGCGCAGCGAGCGCTACGTGTGCGCAGTGACCCGTGACAGCTTGAGCAATGCCACACCGTGCGCCGTGCTGAGGCCCTC TGGGGCAGTGGTCACCCTTGAGTGTGTGGAGAAGCTGATTCGGAAGGACATGGTGGACCCAGTGAATGGCGACAAGCTTACCGAGCGCGACATCATTGTGCTCCAGCGG GGTGGCACAGGATTCGCGGGCTCCGGAGTGAAGCTGCAGGCCGAGAAGTCCCGGCCTGTGATGCAGGCCTAA